In Mustela lutreola isolate mMusLut2 chromosome 1, mMusLut2.pri, whole genome shotgun sequence, one genomic interval encodes:
- the OMP gene encoding olfactory marker protein gives MAEDGPKQPQLSMPLVLDQDLTKQMRLRVESLKQRGEKRQDGEKLLRPAESVYRLDFVQQQKLQFERWDVVLDKPGKVTITGTSQNWTPDLTNLMTRQLLDPAAIFWRKEDSEAMDWNEADALEFGERLSDLAKIRKVMYFLITFGEGLEPADLKASVVFNQL, from the coding sequence ATGGCGGAGGACGGGCCGAAGCAGCCGCAGCTCAGCATGCCCCTGGTCCTGGACCAGGACCTGACCAAGCAGATGCGGCTGCGCGTGGAGAGCCTGAAGCAGCGCGGGGAGAAGCGCCAGGACGGCGAGAAGCTGCTGCGGCCGGCTGAGTCCGTCTACCGCCTGGACTTCGTCCAGCAGCAGAAGCTGCAGTTCGAGCGCTGGGATGTGGTGCTGGACAAGCCGGGCAAGGTCACCATCACGGGCACCTCCCAGAACTGGACACCCGACCTCACCAACCTCATGACGCGCCAGCTGCTGGACCCCGCTGCCATCTTCTGGCGCAAGGAGGACTCGGAGGCCATGGATTGGAACGAGGCCGACGCCTTGGAGTTTGGGGAGCGCCTATCAGATCTGGCCAAGATCCGCAAGGTCATGTACTTCCTCATCACCTTTGGCGAGGGCCTGGAGCCCGCTGACCTCAAGGCCTCTGTGGTCTTTAACCAGCTCTGA